A single genomic interval of Numenius arquata chromosome 14, bNumArq3.hap1.1, whole genome shotgun sequence harbors:
- the ELFN1 gene encoding protein ELFN1: MAGRRWAATSALCVCVAAVSLLHTSGVRADCWLIEGDKGFVWLAICSQNQPPYESIPQQINSTIVDLRLNDNKIKSVQYASLSRFGNLTYLNLTKNEISYIEDGAFSGQFNLQVLQLGYNRLRNLTEGILRGLGKLEYLYLQANLIESVTPNAFWECPNIVNIDLSMNRIQRLDSNTFRGLNKLSVCELYSNPFYCSCELLGFLQWLEAFTNMTRTYDRMQCDSPPDYTGYYLLGQGRTGYRNALSMLSSLCTGGSYTVIPRFIPPRYQVTTAPSESPCSEEECSSGDGTTPQFSLFTPIGETEVRPNIQVKHLNHNSAVLTVQIPYPFSKMYILSQFENGFSSMITKLRKKEENITVSNLVAQRDYTYCVVSVHQYSKYNHTCVTITPTRPNRKEPVPTPSTATHYIMTILGCLFGMVIVLGVVYYCLRKRRQQEEKHKKAAGSMKKTIIELKYGPEMETTSITQLSQGQMLGGETVTRIPYLPSAGEVEQYKLIDSSETPKATKGNYMEVRTGEQPERRDCELSLPPDTQSSVAEISTIAKEVDKVNQIINNCIDALKSESTSFQGVKSGAVSTVEPQLVLLSEQIPSKHGFLSPVYKESYNHPLQRHHSMEAAPKRSSTSSSGSIRSPRSYRSEGSGHKSEAKYIEKTSPTTDTILTVTPAAAILRAEAEKIRQYSEHRHSYPGSHQGEQHDSMAGRKPSILEPLTRPRPRDLAYSQLSPQYHNLSYTSSPEYTCKPSHSIWERFKLNRKRHKDEEEYMAAGHALRKKVQFAKDEDLHDILDYWKGVSAQQKS; this comes from the coding sequence ATGGCAGGTCGCCGGTGGGCCGCGACGTCAGCCCTCTGCGTCTGCGTGGCCGCCGTCTCTCTCCTGCACACCAGCGGGGTGCGGGCAGACTGCTGGCTCATCGAGGGGGACAAGGGCTTCGTCTGGTTGGCCATCTGCAGCCAAAACCAGCCCCCTTACGAGTCCATCCCCCAGCAGATCAACAGCACCATTGTGGACTTGCGGCTGAACGACAACAAGATCAAAAGCGTGCAGTACGCCTCGCTCAGCCGCTTCGGCAACCTGACATACCTCAACCTGACGAAGAACGAGATCTCTTACATCGAGGATGGTGCCTTTTCAGGACAGTTCAACCTCCAGGTGCTGCAGCTGGGTTACAACCGACTGAGGAACCTCACCGAGGGCATCCTCCGGGGCCTGGGGAAGCTGGAGTACCTCTATCTCCAGGCCAACCTCATCGAGTCCGTCACCCCCAATGCCTTCTGGGAGTGCCCCAACATAGTGAACATTGACCTGTCCATGAACAGGATCCAGAGACTCGACAGCAACACTTTTCGGGGCCTAAACAAGCTCTCTGTCTGTGAACTCTACAGTAACCCCTTCTACTGCTCCTGCGAGCTCCTCGGTTTCCTGCAATGGCTGGAGGCTTTCACCAACATGACACGCACGTATGACCGGATGCAGTGCGACTCCCCACCCGACTACACGGGCTACTACTTGTTAGGCCAAGGCCGGACTGGCTACCGCAATGCTCTGAGCATGCTCTCTTCTCTTTGCACCGGTGGCTCCTACACTGTGATCCCTCGTTTTATCCCTCCCAGGTACCAGGTGACCACGGCGCCCTCTGAAAGCCCCTGCTCCGAGGAGGAGTGCTCCTCTGGCGATGGCACGACCCCCCAGTTCTCCCTCTTCACGCCCATCGGCGAGACGGAGGTACGCCCCAACATCCAGGTGAAGCACCTCAACCACAACTCGGCCGTCCTCACCGTGCAGATCCCCTACCCCTTCAGCAAGATGTACATCCTCTCCCAGTTCGAAAATGGCTTCTCCTCCATGATCACCAAGCtcaggaagaaggaggagaacaTCACCGTGAGCAACCTAGTAGCACAAAGAGATTACACCTACTGTGTGGTCTCTGTCCACCAATACTCCAAGTACAACCACACCTGCGTCACCATCACACCCACCAGACCCAACCGCAAGGAGCCGGTGCCCACCCCTTCCACTGCCACTCATTATATCATGACAATCCTGGGCTGTCTCTTTGGCATGGTGATTGTCCTGGGCGTTGTATATTACTGTCTCCGGAAGAGGCGCCAGCAGGAGGAGAAGCACAAAAAGGCTGCCGGCAGCATGAAGAAGACCATTATCGAGCTGAAATATGGGCCAGAAATGGAGACCACCAGCATCACCCAGCTGTCCCAGGGACAGATGCTGGGTGGGGAGACGGTGACCCGCATCCCCTACCTGCCTTCTGCTGGAGAGGTCGAGCAGTACAAGTTGATCGACAGCAGTGAGACCCCCAAGGCCACCAAGGGCAACTACATGGAGGTGAGGACGGGCGAGCAGCCTGAGAGGAGAGACTGTGAGCTGTCCCTGCCGCCAGACACCCAGAGCTCTGTGGCTGAAATCTCCACCATTGCCAAGGAGGTGGACAAGGTGAATCAGATCATCAACAACTGCATCGATGCCTTGAAATCTGAGTCCACCTCCTTCCAAGGGGTGAAATCAGGGGCAGTCTCCACGGTGGAGCCTCAGCTGGTGCTCTTATCAGAGCAGATCCCCAGCAAGCATGGATTCCTCTCCCCCGTCTACAAGGAAAGCTACAACCACCCTCTCCAGCGGCACCACAGCATGGAGGCGGCCCCCAAACGCTCCAGCACCTCTTCCAGCGGCTCCATACGGAGCCCCAGGTCCTACCGCTCTGAGGGATCGGGACACAAATCAGAAGCCAAATACATCGAGAAGACATCCCCCACCACTGACACCATCCTCACTGTGACACCGGCTGCGGCCATCCTGCGGGCAGAGGCGGAGAAGATCCGTCAGTACAGCGAACACCGGCACTCCTACCCCGGCTCGCACCAAGGGGAGCAGCACGACAGCATGGCGGGGCGAAAGCCCTCCATCCTGGAGCCCCTGACCCGTCCTCGCCCCAGAGACCTGGCCTATTCCCAGCTCTCGCCTCAATACCACAACCTGAGCTACACCTCCAGCCCAGAGTACACCTGCAAACCATCGCACAGCATCTGGGAGCGCTTCAAACTCAACCGCAAGCGGCACAAAGACGAGGAGGAGTACATGGCAGCCGGCCATGCCCTACGCAAAAAGGTCCAGTTTGCCAAAGATGAGGATCTTCACGACATCTTAGACTACTGGAAGGGTGTCTCTGCCCAGCAAAAGTCCTGA